A single genomic interval of Granulicella tundricola MP5ACTX9 harbors:
- the mobF gene encoding MobF family relaxase, producing MLTISKAISSAQAQTYHKLEYTSDAQSYYKQDETVKGEWQGKLAASLGLSGEVAPLEFSRLTEGIHPQTEAQMVRHREGQEYTNADGSVTKPVQHRAGWDATFSAPKSVSLTALVGGDERVTEAHRAAVTTALEELEKYTHARIGGNNPAEVTGKFVAAKFEHDTARPVNGYAAPQLHTHAIIFNVTQREDGSTRAIQERTFFESQNYATAVYQSVLTHQLRKLGYEIEPGQSGAPQILGFTQAYLDASSPRSRQIKEQMERVGFQGPEAAQIAAHATRDRKQTLTPAEVLAAHKEMAKDFGDQPERVVADARERALTQAQEISVQPDSRGAVAFAKEKVFEREAVADERLIMREALRRGMGEVSFSDVQSEFQRRQAEGEFRSVQGQKYASGRSFTTPETIADERANVQHVLNGQGASAPMLSTAAAERQATSRDFLNEAQQTAIREVLTSTDRIHGFQGLAGTGKTSTLAAIREGAEQGNYKVEGFAPTSKAAGQLREAGIEANTLQSFLARQKAPDSSRHLYMLDESSLASTKQMRAFLEKIHPQDRVLVIGDTRQHQGVDAGRPFQQMQEAGMQTSKLDTIMRQKDPELLRAVQHLATNETEMGIALLTQQGRVTELANASERIAAIARDYAAKPENTLIVSPDNRSRQQINEAVRGELLKAGKLAEDGRQFLTLSHRSDMTGPDRTWAAMYRPGDVVQYERGSKAEGIERGSFGVVRSSDAATNRLTVELPNGVNVEYDPKRVYGVNVYRETSREFATGDRLQFSAIYKDLGISNRDMGTITRMEPDRLTVLMDGKEQRSVSFNPIEFRQFDHGYAVTSHSSQGLTTDRVIANIDTESSRSLINNRLAYVAISRASEDARIYTNDAATLGQRLATDVTKTAALDFTAKPEPRATQEASKARTVAVHEYKNSDSRLAAVATEYVSRPERSVIVALDRAEREQLTQLVRADLYAQGKLGRDAQAISVLIEKATGNKMRVDSYQPGEKIQYKTGSPGLNGIPHESQATVVSTTSRGNLLSIRFDATREEVSYNPGQLRTATRESRVYQEATREVAEGERVRFTRYDKDMGVRSGDLGTVTRIGEDHAMRVKMDSGKIAEVPPEKAQHIDYGYVVDSLKDVRAERVIATGDGLTQQAFQAASSKADLALYTSPPQQEFASSKEIAVTEFAQPTKQQNDFGIGF from the coding sequence ATGCTCACCATCTCGAAAGCCATCAGCTCCGCCCAGGCGCAGACGTATCACAAACTGGAGTACACCAGTGATGCGCAGAGCTATTACAAACAGGACGAGACGGTAAAAGGAGAGTGGCAGGGCAAACTTGCCGCTTCCCTTGGCCTGTCTGGAGAGGTGGCACCGTTGGAGTTCTCCCGTCTGACCGAGGGTATACACCCGCAGACCGAGGCGCAGATGGTGCGGCACCGAGAAGGACAGGAATACACAAACGCGGATGGTTCGGTGACCAAACCCGTCCAGCACCGGGCCGGATGGGATGCGACCTTCTCCGCTCCCAAGTCCGTTTCACTCACTGCCCTCGTTGGCGGCGACGAGCGCGTGACAGAGGCACACCGAGCTGCCGTGACGACCGCCCTGGAGGAGTTAGAGAAGTACACGCATGCGCGGATCGGCGGCAACAACCCCGCCGAAGTGACCGGGAAGTTCGTCGCCGCAAAGTTTGAACATGACACCGCGCGGCCCGTAAACGGCTATGCCGCACCGCAGCTCCATACCCACGCCATCATCTTTAATGTCACGCAACGGGAAGATGGTTCCACCCGTGCCATCCAGGAACGGACATTCTTCGAGTCGCAGAACTATGCGACCGCCGTGTACCAATCGGTGCTGACGCACCAGCTCCGCAAGTTAGGCTACGAAATTGAGCCGGGACAGAGCGGTGCACCCCAGATTCTGGGCTTCACACAGGCATACCTTGACGCCTCCAGTCCCCGTTCTCGGCAGATCAAAGAACAGATGGAACGTGTCGGATTCCAGGGACCGGAGGCAGCGCAGATCGCCGCCCATGCCACCCGTGACCGGAAACAAACCCTCACGCCTGCCGAAGTGCTGGCGGCCCATAAGGAGATGGCTAAAGACTTCGGTGACCAGCCGGAACGTGTGGTCGCCGACGCGCGCGAACGCGCCTTGACCCAGGCTCAGGAAATTAGCGTGCAGCCGGATTCCCGTGGGGCGGTTGCCTTCGCAAAGGAGAAGGTTTTCGAGCGCGAGGCTGTGGCCGATGAGCGGCTTATTATGCGCGAGGCCCTACGTCGTGGGATGGGTGAGGTCAGCTTTTCCGATGTGCAGAGCGAGTTCCAGCGGAGACAGGCGGAAGGCGAGTTCCGTTCCGTCCAAGGTCAAAAGTATGCTTCCGGTCGCAGCTTCACGACCCCTGAGACGATTGCCGACGAGCGAGCAAACGTGCAGCATGTCCTTAACGGACAGGGCGCATCGGCTCCCATGCTGTCCACAGCCGCAGCAGAGCGGCAGGCCACGTCTCGCGATTTCCTGAATGAGGCGCAGCAGACTGCTATCCGCGAGGTGCTGACCAGCACCGACCGGATACACGGTTTCCAGGGGCTAGCCGGAACCGGGAAGACGAGCACGCTGGCCGCTATCCGCGAGGGTGCGGAGCAGGGTAACTATAAGGTCGAAGGCTTCGCCCCGACCTCGAAAGCCGCAGGCCAGCTACGCGAAGCTGGGATCGAGGCCAACACGCTTCAGAGCTTCCTTGCCCGGCAGAAGGCCCCCGATTCCAGCAGACATCTCTATATGCTGGACGAATCCAGTCTCGCCAGCACCAAACAGATGCGGGCCTTTCTCGAAAAGATACACCCGCAGGATCGTGTTCTGGTCATTGGCGACACGCGCCAGCATCAGGGCGTCGATGCAGGACGACCCTTCCAGCAGATGCAGGAGGCGGGGATGCAGACTTCCAAGCTCGACACGATCATGCGGCAGAAAGACCCGGAGTTGCTGCGTGCTGTGCAGCACCTTGCCACCAACGAGACAGAGATGGGGATCGCTCTGCTCACCCAGCAGGGCCGTGTCACCGAGCTTGCCAATGCTTCGGAGCGCATCGCCGCTATCGCGCGAGATTACGCCGCCAAGCCGGAGAACACACTTATCGTTTCCCCGGACAACCGTAGCCGCCAACAGATCAATGAGGCCGTACGCGGGGAGTTGTTGAAAGCCGGCAAGCTGGCCGAGGATGGTCGGCAGTTCCTCACTCTGTCCCATCGTTCGGATATGACCGGCCCCGACCGCACCTGGGCGGCGATGTACCGCCCCGGAGATGTCGTCCAGTACGAACGCGGCAGCAAAGCCGAGGGGATCGAGCGCGGTAGCTTCGGTGTGGTGCGGTCGAGCGATGCGGCTACGAACCGCTTAACCGTGGAACTTCCCAATGGCGTCAACGTCGAGTACGACCCCAAGCGGGTCTATGGCGTGAACGTCTATCGCGAGACCAGCCGGGAATTCGCCACCGGTGACCGGCTCCAGTTCTCGGCTATTTATAAGGATCTGGGGATTTCGAACCGCGACATGGGAACTATTACTAGAATGGAGCCGGACCGACTCACCGTACTCATGGATGGGAAGGAACAGCGTTCTGTCAGCTTCAATCCCATTGAGTTTCGGCAGTTTGACCACGGCTATGCTGTCACCTCCCACAGCTCTCAGGGACTTACCACAGATCGAGTGATCGCCAATATCGATACCGAATCCAGCCGCAGCCTCATCAACAACCGGCTCGCCTACGTCGCGATCTCCCGTGCCTCCGAAGACGCGAGGATTTATACGAACGACGCTGCAACGCTGGGCCAACGGCTCGCTACCGATGTGACCAAGACCGCCGCTCTCGACTTCACAGCCAAGCCCGAGCCGCGCGCAACGCAGGAGGCTTCGAAGGCCCGGACCGTCGCGGTGCATGAGTACAAGAACTCTGATTCGCGGCTCGCCGCTGTCGCCACTGAGTACGTGAGCCGCCCTGAGCGTTCCGTTATCGTGGCGCTTGACCGCGCGGAGCGCGAGCAGCTGACCCAGCTCGTTCGCGCCGACCTCTACGCCCAAGGCAAACTTGGCCGCGACGCTCAGGCTATTTCAGTTCTGATCGAGAAAGCGACGGGAAACAAGATGCGCGTCGACAGCTACCAGCCCGGCGAAAAAATCCAGTACAAGACCGGCAGCCCCGGTCTTAATGGCATCCCTCACGAAAGCCAGGCCACCGTAGTCTCCACGACCTCGCGCGGTAATCTTCTCTCCATTCGCTTTGATGCCACGCGGGAAGAGGTTTCCTACAATCCCGGACAACTCCGAACCGCAACGCGCGAGAGCCGTGTTTACCAAGAGGCAACACGCGAGGTAGCGGAAGGTGAGCGAGTCCGCTTCACTCGCTATGACAAGGACATGGGTGTGCGCTCCGGTGACCTTGGGACTGTCACCCGCATCGGCGAAGACCACGCCATGAGGGTAAAGATGGATTCCGGCAAGATCGCCGAAGTTCCTCCTGAAAAGGCACAGCACATCGACTACGGTTACGTCGTCGATTCTTTGAAGGACGTTCGCGCAGAACGTGTGATCGCAACTGGCGATGGACTCACCCAACAGGCGTTCCAAGCAGCGTCCTCCAAAGCGGATCTCGCTCTATACACCAGCCCGCCGCAGCAAGAATTCGCTTCTTCCAAGGAAATCGCAGTTACAGAATTCGCCCAGCCCACCAAGCAGCAGAATGATTTCGGAATCGGCTTCTAG
- a CDS encoding type IV secretion system DNA-binding domain-containing protein: protein MNSNQQWGRKETIVWPPHAPVYTFSALALGVFATLFFVWQFLRFTETPLRRTYTPTYIQSLIGATFKQHGKYRLLYVGGGKAAPRLALPADFVPGETRLPNGAVFPVELSEATRQQGYTVLYRGPEKDYNDAALSRWLRSVYFDGQGLLDIYATSLGEGLLVLVIALAFAGRADVKRFRELKYGRHLKGPVMVSPSEFNKALKADGLAIETSKKPWYLRKPIQLRIPKSAEAKHIQIMGDTGTGKSTLIKQLLQQVADRGEIAIVYDPAGEFTESFYKESRKDLILNPLDARAPYWTPSSELRNPAEARTIAASMYQPREEKRGEFFTDTPQKIFAHLLKYKPSPEELVAWMSNEDEIDRRLKGTELANFAPKDAPQQRSGVLGSLGLVADSLRLLPTFEEAQGREWCATEWADKREGWIFLTSTEAEQEALRPLHSLWIDLLVLRLLTRPKPGQKKVWLVIDELASLQRLPQFHTALTKGRKSDNPIVFGYQGKAQLETIYGHLAEVMLSQPTTKFILRTAEPNAAKWAAEMIGEVEIERVRETVADGKRQGKSFTLDRQIEPLVMKSEVEGLPDLHTFVKINNYVSRFSFPPMSLPKIAEALVPRVIPQHKMWFNPLAPVPAATVAGLQAPPSVVEPAISPEATAPRNGAPIKEAEALVPKLELPKAVAPSPQVQTSSISHNL, encoded by the coding sequence ATGAATAGCAATCAGCAGTGGGGTCGCAAAGAGACCATTGTTTGGCCGCCGCACGCTCCCGTCTATACCTTCAGCGCGTTGGCGTTGGGTGTTTTCGCAACGCTGTTTTTCGTGTGGCAGTTTCTCCGCTTTACGGAGACGCCGTTGCGCCGGACATATACCCCGACCTATATACAGTCGCTCATCGGTGCGACGTTCAAGCAGCATGGCAAGTATCGGCTGCTCTACGTTGGGGGCGGCAAAGCCGCGCCCCGTCTGGCGCTACCAGCCGACTTCGTTCCCGGCGAAACCAGGCTGCCCAACGGTGCTGTCTTTCCTGTTGAATTGTCCGAGGCAACACGGCAGCAGGGTTACACGGTTCTCTATAGAGGGCCGGAGAAGGACTACAACGATGCCGCGCTGAGCCGGTGGCTTCGCAGTGTGTATTTTGACGGGCAAGGGTTGCTCGATATCTATGCAACCTCGTTAGGGGAAGGTCTTCTTGTCCTGGTGATCGCTCTCGCGTTCGCCGGACGCGCGGATGTGAAACGGTTCCGCGAGTTGAAGTACGGACGCCATCTGAAGGGGCCGGTAATGGTTTCCCCGTCCGAGTTCAACAAGGCGCTGAAGGCCGATGGCTTGGCCATCGAGACTTCTAAAAAGCCGTGGTATCTCCGCAAGCCGATACAGCTCCGCATCCCCAAAAGCGCGGAAGCGAAGCACATTCAGATCATGGGCGACACCGGGACCGGCAAGTCGACACTGATAAAACAGCTCCTCCAGCAGGTTGCCGACAGGGGTGAAATCGCCATCGTCTATGACCCGGCAGGAGAGTTCACGGAGAGCTTTTACAAGGAGAGCCGAAAGGATCTGATCTTGAATCCGCTTGACGCACGGGCACCTTACTGGACACCGTCCAGCGAGCTACGGAATCCCGCCGAGGCGCGGACTATCGCGGCTTCCATGTACCAGCCACGAGAGGAAAAACGGGGCGAGTTCTTTACGGACACGCCGCAGAAGATCTTCGCCCATCTCCTGAAGTACAAGCCTTCGCCCGAAGAATTGGTTGCATGGATGTCGAATGAGGATGAGATCGACCGGCGTTTGAAAGGCACCGAGCTTGCGAACTTCGCACCCAAGGATGCGCCTCAGCAGCGGAGTGGTGTACTTGGCTCGCTCGGCCTTGTGGCCGACAGCTTGCGCCTTCTGCCCACTTTCGAAGAAGCCCAGGGCCGGGAGTGGTGCGCTACGGAATGGGCCGACAAACGTGAAGGCTGGATCTTCCTTACGTCCACGGAAGCCGAGCAGGAGGCGCTTCGTCCGTTGCACTCACTTTGGATCGACTTGCTGGTGTTGCGTCTCCTGACCAGGCCGAAGCCGGGACAGAAAAAGGTATGGCTGGTGATCGACGAGCTTGCCAGCCTCCAGCGTCTTCCGCAGTTCCATACCGCGCTGACCAAGGGCCGCAAGAGTGACAATCCCATCGTCTTTGGCTACCAGGGAAAAGCCCAGCTCGAAACCATCTACGGCCATCTTGCCGAGGTGATGCTCTCACAGCCGACGACGAAATTCATCCTCCGCACGGCTGAGCCGAACGCGGCGAAGTGGGCAGCGGAAATGATCGGCGAGGTCGAGATCGAGCGCGTCCGGGAGACGGTTGCAGACGGTAAGCGCCAGGGAAAGAGCTTCACCCTCGACAGGCAGATCGAGCCGCTGGTGATGAAGTCTGAGGTGGAAGGTCTGCCCGACCTCCATACCTTTGTGAAGATCAACAACTATGTCTCACGCTTTTCGTTTCCACCCATGAGCCTTCCCAAGATCGCAGAGGCTTTGGTTCCGCGCGTGATTCCCCAACACAAGATGTGGTTCAACCCGCTCGCGCCGGTACCCGCCGCAACCGTGGCAGGTTTACAGGCTCCACCATCGGTCGTGGAGCCTGCCATCAGCCCCGAGGCGACCGCGCCCCGCAATGGCGCTCCGATCAAAGAAGCCGAGGCCCTCGTTCCAAAGCTGGAGCTTCCCAAGGCCGTGGCTCCTTCGCCGCAAGTCCAAACTTCGTCCATCTCGCACAACCTGTAG
- a CDS encoding RepB family DNA primase produces the protein MNEVAKDFLVRCFAPDSTIALLLRTESPAKTQQRVVTLEQALGPRYLSWLAHENHAGANVYVAANPLRCGSRRRTKESIDSVRHLYLDIDEDGDARLAALRASDSVPPATAVLSTSPHKHQALWRVDGFNFEQQEAALKQLAIAFGGDPACTDCNRVLRIPGFLNRKYSPAHCVTVEYGSEAILSSADFRLPDVPAVTSLSLRSTARSAASHKDTRSEQDWAWISAQIAQGKDAGKLTHELASRRPDKPNPLYYAQRTVDMASARQWFLKGAPLDDVITMLCDRRCFELPAALCSARTREIATTAQRMAARHNVA, from the coding sequence ATGAACGAAGTCGCCAAAGACTTTCTCGTCCGTTGCTTCGCTCCGGACTCGACCATTGCTCTCCTGCTTCGCACGGAGAGCCCCGCAAAGACGCAGCAGCGTGTCGTCACGCTGGAGCAAGCACTCGGGCCTCGTTACCTTAGCTGGCTCGCTCATGAGAACCATGCAGGAGCCAACGTCTATGTCGCTGCCAATCCGCTTCGCTGTGGCAGTCGCCGCCGCACGAAGGAAAGCATCGATTCCGTCCGTCATCTGTATCTCGATATCGACGAAGACGGCGACGCCCGTCTTGCTGCGCTGCGGGCGTCGGATTCGGTGCCTCCGGCCACCGCTGTTCTTTCTACATCCCCACATAAGCACCAGGCCCTATGGCGCGTAGATGGGTTCAACTTCGAGCAGCAGGAAGCTGCTCTCAAGCAGCTCGCCATTGCCTTCGGCGGCGATCCTGCTTGTACCGACTGCAACCGGGTGCTTCGTATCCCCGGCTTTCTCAATCGGAAGTATTCTCCCGCTCACTGCGTGACGGTCGAATACGGCTCAGAGGCTATCTTGTCATCCGCAGACTTTCGTCTGCCAGATGTTCCCGCTGTGACCTCGCTCTCGCTTCGCAGTACCGCTCGGTCAGCCGCTTCGCATAAGGACACTCGTTCAGAGCAGGATTGGGCATGGATCAGCGCCCAGATTGCTCAGGGTAAGGACGCCGGCAAACTGACACACGAGCTGGCTTCGCGACGCCCGGACAAGCCCAATCCTCTTTACTACGCACAACGCACCGTGGACATGGCTTCTGCCCGCCAGTGGTTCCTTAAAGGTGCTCCTCTCGACGACGTAATCACGATGCTCTGTGATCGTCGTTGTTTCGAACTTCCTGCCGCGCTTTGCTCTGCTCGCACGCGGGAGATTGCGACCACTGCGCAACGCATGGCCGCACGTCACAACGTCGCCTAA
- a CDS encoding single-stranded DNA-binding protein: protein MYSNKVTLIGFLGNDAEVRTNNDRSLTTLSLATKSSYKKDGKYIEHTEWHRCVVFGKLGEFAATLKKGAHILVEGELRSRKYESTKTNSEQTTWEIRVDSILKLDRAAKAAVEDSEETLEEEAA, encoded by the coding sequence ATGTACTCAAACAAAGTCACCCTCATCGGATTCCTCGGCAACGACGCAGAAGTTCGCACCAACAACGATCGCAGCCTCACCACTCTCTCGCTGGCAACCAAGAGCTCCTACAAGAAGGACGGCAAGTACATCGAGCACACCGAATGGCACCGTTGCGTTGTCTTCGGCAAGCTCGGAGAGTTTGCCGCCACGCTCAAGAAAGGCGCACACATCCTCGTAGAAGGCGAACTGCGCAGCCGCAAGTACGAGAGCACGAAGACCAACTCGGAGCAGACCACCTGGGAGATCCGGGTGGACTCGATTCTCAAGCTGGATCGCGCGGCCAAGGCCGCCGTGGAAGACAGCGAAGAAACCCTCGAGGAAGAGGCCGCATAG
- a CDS encoding CpaF family protein produces MSFQLILPFFPEELRALLLDPSISDLMINGTTGVFADRAGVVEHIPLASEYTNDRLQAAIERVARILGQDLTSQNPILNTRLPDGSRVAVVGSPSSINGPTLTVRKFNRWYTTDELVQAGSFPSIVRDDVVNLILKRKNGIISGGTGSGKSTLMKALLDHVPMYERLVVIEQPAELKVAHPNAVRWEAVAAIPGQVAISPSQLVAAALRHRPDRIIMGEIRDESGYDLLQAMNTGHGGTMATLHADSAVDALDRLADMALSARTNLDQTFVRSQTGRAVDFVLHCERDHKGRRRVRELITVSGYSHAEQRFLTEDIYRAADA; encoded by the coding sequence ATGAGCTTTCAGCTCATACTTCCGTTCTTTCCTGAGGAGCTTCGTGCTCTTTTGTTGGACCCGTCGATCTCGGACTTGATGATCAATGGGACGACGGGAGTGTTCGCGGATCGGGCTGGAGTGGTCGAGCACATCCCGCTCGCTTCGGAATACACGAACGATCGCCTGCAAGCGGCCATCGAGCGTGTTGCCCGCATCCTGGGGCAGGACCTCACAAGCCAGAATCCCATTCTTAACACGCGCTTGCCTGATGGCTCTCGCGTGGCTGTAGTTGGTTCGCCTTCGTCCATCAACGGCCCCACCCTTACCGTCCGCAAATTCAACCGCTGGTACACCACCGATGAGTTGGTTCAAGCTGGCAGCTTTCCATCCATTGTGCGTGATGATGTCGTGAACCTCATCCTCAAGCGGAAGAACGGCATCATCAGCGGCGGAACCGGTTCCGGCAAGTCCACGTTGATGAAGGCGCTACTCGACCATGTACCAATGTACGAACGTCTCGTAGTCATCGAGCAACCGGCGGAGTTGAAGGTGGCTCATCCCAATGCCGTTCGATGGGAGGCCGTCGCGGCGATTCCAGGCCAAGTCGCCATCTCTCCGAGCCAGCTCGTAGCCGCTGCTCTTCGCCATCGTCCTGACCGCATCATCATGGGCGAGATTCGGGATGAATCGGGCTATGACTTGCTGCAAGCCATGAACACCGGCCACGGCGGGACGATGGCGACTCTCCATGCAGATTCGGCCGTGGATGCCCTCGACAGGCTTGCAGACATGGCGCTGAGCGCCAGGACGAATTTGGACCAGACATTCGTCAGGTCACAGACCGGAAGAGCGGTCGACTTCGTTCTACATTGCGAGCGCGATCACAAGGGCCGCCGCCGCGTCCGGGAGCTGATTACCGTCTCCGGATACAGTCACGCCGAACAGCGTTTCCTGACGGAGGACATCTATCGTGCTGCCGACGCCTAG
- a CDS encoding VirB8/TrbF family protein, protein MSAHTAHIESSLTPEQALLTDRIGNEVYSSHYAERKTYRFIIGCGAVLLCGSMWLNLSLAHRPVANRYVRIDEMGRAQAIQYSDLNYSPREGEVRTYLTDWANYRFTISRDLIAKKYPLNYYFLSQPLAAQLMGSDNQSHLVSQVTSGQVESSDVQVRNVTITSMSEETVQGARVDRGTALITLDKIYSEHTSHEPRTEHWLLSATYYLNPKQVSDQAKIFPQYEFVNPLGLTITEFHENRVSVDIQAPGTTAANPNAIVQRTTGGAR, encoded by the coding sequence ATGTCAGCACATACCGCCCACATTGAATCGTCGCTTACGCCGGAGCAGGCATTACTCACTGACCGCATCGGCAACGAGGTCTATTCGTCTCACTACGCGGAGCGCAAAACGTACCGCTTCATCATCGGCTGCGGAGCCGTCCTTCTCTGCGGATCGATGTGGTTGAACCTCTCGCTCGCACATCGCCCTGTTGCGAATCGATATGTGCGTATTGATGAGATGGGCCGTGCGCAGGCGATCCAATACAGCGACCTGAATTACAGCCCGCGAGAGGGCGAAGTCCGCACCTATCTGACCGATTGGGCCAACTACCGCTTCACCATCAGTCGTGACCTGATTGCGAAGAAGTATCCGCTGAACTACTACTTCCTGTCGCAGCCCCTAGCGGCGCAGCTCATGGGCTCGGACAACCAGAGCCATCTGGTTTCTCAGGTCACGAGCGGGCAGGTCGAATCGAGTGACGTGCAAGTGCGGAATGTCACGATCACATCTATGTCGGAGGAGACCGTCCAGGGCGCGCGTGTGGACCGCGGAACGGCGCTCATCACGCTGGACAAGATCTACTCAGAGCACACATCCCACGAGCCGCGAACGGAACATTGGCTGCTGTCCGCGACCTACTACCTGAACCCGAAGCAGGTCAGCGACCAGGCGAAGATTTTTCCGCAGTATGAGTTCGTCAACCCGCTAGGATTGACCATTACCGAGTTCCACGAAAACCGTGTCTCGGTCGACATCCAGGCTCCCGGCACAACCGCTGCGAATCCCAACGCGATTGTGCAGCGGACAACAGGAGGGGCGCGATGA
- a CDS encoding type IV secretion system protein, translating to MSVAVLAQALPTASSGMNWLYQFTNNLTNLTTQNGGALTQLGITELSAIAFFQLVSMVVNWNTSAMTLRFHTHQVRAGDMTNFLMKLIICSLLINYWVTPFPGASFGINHFFSYIAQAMVAAFDQNSLDQLLQLLKTAGDGTAMPSFTAPVQILCYVLVQIMLGLASAILFVINCSAFILYGVTALFGPVFVPLLMTQTFRAKFFHFLDVLISFAMIRAVAAAFIYVWAGFMNGFLQQTFNGNYSMEMWIANLIPCLMVFVAFIINMLFIPSMTQAIFGGAAGMADGVVKVGGTIASIAKVAGGA from the coding sequence ATGAGCGTCGCCGTCCTCGCACAAGCATTACCGACCGCAAGTTCGGGTATGAACTGGCTCTACCAGTTCACGAATAACCTTACTAATCTGACCACGCAGAACGGCGGCGCATTAACGCAATTAGGCATCACGGAACTGAGTGCCATCGCATTCTTCCAGCTTGTCAGCATGGTGGTGAACTGGAATACGAGTGCGATGACGCTTCGCTTCCATACGCACCAGGTTCGCGCGGGGGACATGACGAACTTCCTCATGAAGCTGATTATCTGCAGCCTGCTTATCAACTACTGGGTGACCCCGTTCCCCGGAGCCAGCTTCGGGATCAATCATTTCTTTTCGTACATCGCTCAGGCGATGGTTGCCGCATTCGATCAGAACTCGCTCGACCAGTTGCTTCAGCTTCTCAAGACGGCTGGTGATGGCACGGCGATGCCGTCCTTCACCGCGCCGGTTCAGATCCTCTGCTATGTACTCGTCCAGATCATGCTTGGACTCGCATCGGCCATCCTGTTCGTTATCAATTGCAGTGCGTTCATCCTGTACGGCGTGACCGCGTTATTCGGTCCCGTCTTCGTACCGCTCCTCATGACGCAAACCTTTCGTGCGAAATTCTTTCACTTCCTCGATGTCCTCATCAGCTTCGCCATGATTCGAGCAGTGGCCGCCGCCTTCATCTACGTTTGGGCTGGGTTCATGAACGGCTTCCTGCAGCAGACCTTCAATGGCAACTATTCGATGGAAATGTGGATCGCGAATCTTATCCCTTGCTTGATGGTTTTCGTCGCGTTCATCATCAATATGTTGTTCATTCCGAGTATGACGCAGGCCATCTTTGGCGGAGCTGCTGGCATGGCTGACGGTGTAGTCAAAGTTGGCGGGACCATAGCGTCAATCGCGAAGGTAGCCGGAGGAGCGTGA
- a CDS encoding TrbI/VirB10 family protein: MMEPNETKSVATVPEQPEAKTPLRKSMPVVVALVVIVGLIGIANVSSLMSGNKKVAPQSALTMSPTTPNAQQVSSFETQQQNQAKHDAEELQRQQALAKAMQELQQEQSVPGPESAGTPPMTAAQREQIYGSSPNAPQQTSNMSEAQAEAKQKRLAVQKQAQDAQNSDTVAIDFSHEGASPLTAVKAAGLQATDKESGEEIAGKPQSKEAASTAPAKSDPMSSYSFDQYDGELYRIFEGTVLEGVVTNHIDGGLSGPILVMLTTDYYSHDHQQLLMPQGTRLIGSVQAVGNAQQRKMFVTFHRAVCPDGFSLDFDKYVGLDQIGTTGLATRVDHGYLMAFGAAAAIGGLGGLAQIGNNASILTPSAQIREGISEQSAAEGEQVLNHFLNRLPVITLKEGSRARVYIGRDILIPSYAEHRVNPTL, encoded by the coding sequence ATGATGGAACCGAACGAAACGAAGTCCGTTGCTACCGTCCCTGAGCAGCCAGAGGCCAAGACTCCTCTGCGTAAGAGTATGCCCGTCGTGGTCGCTCTGGTTGTCATCGTGGGTCTGATCGGTATCGCGAACGTCTCCAGTCTCATGAGCGGCAACAAGAAGGTCGCGCCCCAGAGTGCGCTCACCATGAGCCCCACCACTCCCAACGCCCAGCAGGTGTCGAGCTTCGAGACGCAGCAGCAGAACCAGGCGAAGCACGATGCGGAGGAGTTGCAACGCCAGCAGGCACTCGCCAAAGCGATGCAAGAACTCCAGCAGGAGCAGTCCGTGCCCGGCCCTGAGTCGGCAGGAACTCCTCCGATGACGGCGGCACAACGGGAGCAGATATACGGCAGTAGTCCCAACGCGCCGCAGCAGACTTCGAATATGTCCGAAGCGCAGGCCGAGGCCAAGCAGAAACGACTTGCCGTTCAGAAGCAGGCACAGGACGCGCAGAATAGTGACACGGTCGCCATCGACTTCTCTCATGAGGGCGCATCTCCTCTGACAGCCGTCAAGGCCGCCGGCCTTCAGGCTACGGACAAGGAGTCCGGGGAGGAAATCGCGGGTAAGCCGCAGTCGAAAGAAGCTGCATCGACTGCGCCGGCGAAGAGTGATCCCATGTCGTCGTACAGCTTCGACCAGTACGACGGGGAGCTCTATCGCATCTTCGAAGGCACAGTTCTCGAAGGAGTCGTCACCAACCACATCGACGGTGGCCTCTCCGGCCCTATCCTCGTGATGCTGACGACGGACTACTACTCGCACGATCATCAGCAGTTGCTCATGCCCCAGGGCACGCGCCTGATCGGCTCCGTGCAAGCTGTCGGCAATGCCCAGCAGCGGAAGATGTTCGTAACCTTCCACCGTGCCGTTTGCCCGGATGGTTTCTCACTCGACTTCGACAAGTATGTCGGTCTTGACCAGATCGGTACGACAGGCCTTGCGACCAGGGTCGATCACGGCTACCTGATGGCTTTTGGCGCGGCGGCAGCTATCGGTGGACTCGGTGGCCTGGCACAGATTGGGAACAACGCCAGCATTCTCACGCCGTCGGCACAAATCCGTGAGGGTATCTCCGAGCAGTCAGCAGCCGAAGGCGAGCAGGTACTCAACCACTTCCTGAACCGTCTGCCGGTCATCACGCTGAAGGAAGGATCGCGTGCCCGTGTCTATATTGGCCGCGACATCCTGATTCCGTCTTACGCGGAACATCGCGTCAATCCCACGCTGTAG